Proteins encoded in a region of the Gemmatimonadaceae bacterium genome:
- a CDS encoding FAD-binding oxidoreductase — MPSSKRTADVVIIGGGIMGASIAYHLARRGCTNVVVVERAEMFGLGSTGLNAGGVRHQFATAVNVELSKASIATMERFSADMDQAVGLRRCGYLFLLDNEADLAQFRANVALQNRLGVPSCLVDRGEIAGLAPEIDLDGIIGGSWCPADGLVDPHGLLQGYLSQARRLGATLETIAPVTAIDVSNDRVHSVRTPRDTIETPCVVIAAGPWSADVGALAGVDLPIQPIRRQIAVTNAIPALRADFPFVIDFARALYFHREGDGILTGMSNRAEPPGFDTRVDESWRLEHFQRAIERMPLLADAEIAAEWAGLYEVTPDDQPILGALPDVEGLFVCAGFSGHGLMHGPAAGMLMAEEILDGRATTIDIDPLRIARFSTGGVVGEYNVV; from the coding sequence ATGCCCTCATCAAAACGCACGGCGGACGTCGTAATCATCGGCGGCGGCATCATGGGCGCGAGCATCGCCTACCATCTCGCCCGACGCGGGTGCACGAACGTCGTCGTCGTGGAGCGCGCCGAGATGTTCGGCCTCGGCTCGACGGGCCTCAACGCGGGCGGCGTGCGGCACCAGTTCGCGACCGCGGTCAACGTCGAGCTGTCGAAGGCGAGCATCGCGACCATGGAGCGCTTTTCCGCCGACATGGACCAAGCGGTCGGCCTGCGCCGCTGCGGGTACCTGTTCCTGCTCGACAACGAAGCGGATCTCGCGCAGTTCCGCGCGAACGTCGCGCTTCAGAACCGGCTCGGTGTGCCGAGCTGTCTCGTGGATCGCGGCGAGATCGCCGGGCTGGCGCCTGAGATCGATCTCGACGGAATCATCGGCGGTTCGTGGTGTCCGGCGGACGGTCTTGTCGACCCGCACGGACTTCTCCAGGGATACCTGAGCCAGGCGCGCCGACTGGGCGCGACGCTCGAGACGATCGCTCCCGTCACGGCGATCGACGTTTCGAACGATCGGGTTCACAGCGTCCGGACGCCGCGAGACACGATCGAGACGCCGTGCGTGGTGATCGCCGCCGGCCCGTGGTCGGCGGACGTCGGCGCGCTCGCCGGCGTGGATCTGCCGATTCAGCCCATTCGACGACAGATCGCCGTCACGAACGCGATTCCGGCGCTGCGCGCCGATTTCCCGTTCGTGATCGATTTTGCGCGCGCTCTCTATTTCCATCGCGAAGGAGACGGCATTCTCACGGGGATGTCGAATCGCGCCGAACCGCCGGGCTTCGACACTCGCGTGGACGAGAGCTGGCGGCTGGAGCACTTTCAGCGCGCGATCGAACGGATGCCGCTGCTCGCCGACGCCGAGATCGCCGCCGAGTGGGCGGGTCTCTACGAGGTCACGCCCGACGACCAACCGATTCTTGGCGCGTTGCCCGACGTGGAAGGACTCTTCGTGTGCGCGGGTTTCAGCGGCCACGGACTGATGCACGGTCCCGCGGCCGGAATGCTCATGGCCGAAGAGATTCTCGACGGCCGCGCGACGACGATCGACATCGATCCACTGCGCATCGCGCGCTTCTCGACGGGCGGCGTCGTCGGCGAATACAACGTGGTGTAG
- a CDS encoding FliA/WhiG family RNA polymerase sigma factor, with translation MESRLTWKAYAAGDLAARDALLIENLSLVHHVARQLERKLSNELDHDELVSAGTLGLMAAMNAFDPERGLAFSTFAVPRIRGAILDELRRQDHVPRSVRRKTRDIQAASSAVAARVGRAPEDSEVAQALGVDVQTLWKWESDVEGAIRVPIDRPANERGETQSSLLDLLHTDPSDAVDEQLGKEQEVAILREAIMRLKEQERTVLALYYFEELKLHEIAEILGLTESRVSQVRSKALARLREQVGMSLAS, from the coding sequence ATGGAATCGCGTCTCACGTGGAAGGCCTACGCCGCCGGCGATCTGGCCGCCCGCGATGCTCTTCTGATAGAGAATCTCAGTCTCGTGCATCACGTCGCGCGTCAGCTCGAGCGCAAGCTGAGCAACGAGCTCGATCACGACGAGCTGGTGAGCGCAGGAACGCTCGGCCTCATGGCCGCGATGAACGCGTTCGACCCGGAACGCGGCCTCGCGTTCAGCACATTCGCCGTCCCGCGCATCCGCGGCGCGATCCTCGACGAGCTTCGCCGACAGGACCACGTGCCGCGTTCCGTGCGCCGCAAGACACGCGACATCCAGGCCGCCAGCTCCGCCGTCGCCGCGCGGGTGGGCCGAGCGCCGGAAGATTCCGAAGTCGCGCAGGCACTCGGCGTCGACGTTCAGACTTTGTGGAAGTGGGAATCCGACGTCGAAGGCGCTATCCGCGTCCCGATCGACCGCCCTGCCAACGAGCGCGGCGAAACGCAGTCCTCGCTGCTCGACCTACTGCACACCGATCCGTCGGACGCCGTCGACGAACAGCTCGGGAAAGAGCAGGAAGTCGCGATCCTTCGCGAAGCGATCATGCGGCTCAAAGAGCAGGAGCGCACGGTGCTCGCGTTGTACTACTTCGAGGAGCTCAAGCTCCACGAGATCGCGGAAATCCTCGGGCTCACCGAGTCGCGAGTCTCGCAGGTCAGATCGAAGGCGCTGGCGAGACTCCGCGAGCAAGTGGGGATGTCGCTGGCATCCTAG
- a CDS encoding acetamidase/formamidase family protein — protein MTNRAVFTSVLSIGVLAATGCHTPSSVSATPSSGLSASTAQLSNASWPAPAPGKTYTLMPTPKTVAWGWYDAAGEPVLRVASGDEVILRALSTCAPASLIRAGLDSNRVEQQAKDIYAARSTMKTGPGGHILTGPIYVEGADSGDVLEVRFKSIRPAINYACNSFGPRSGFLPEDFPGESHSKIIELDTVKMLGHFGPGIVIPLHPFFGSVGVAPPASMGKVNSAPPGIHAGNLDNKELVEGTTLYIPVWTKGALLEVGDGHAGQGNGEVDITAMETSLISRMQLVVRKDMHLSWPRAETPTHYIAMGTDSALVKATKTAVRQAIELLVDVKHLSRADAYQLVSVSSDVDITQLVDGTVGVHVMIPKAIFTNMR, from the coding sequence ATGACGAATCGCGCGGTTTTCACATCGGTGCTTTCGATCGGGGTGTTGGCGGCGACAGGCTGCCACACCCCGTCTTCGGTTTCAGCGACGCCAAGCAGCGGCTTGTCAGCGTCGACGGCGCAGCTGTCCAACGCGTCGTGGCCGGCGCCGGCCCCCGGCAAGACGTACACGCTGATGCCAACGCCCAAGACCGTCGCCTGGGGATGGTATGACGCCGCCGGCGAGCCGGTATTGCGCGTCGCATCCGGTGACGAGGTCATTCTGCGTGCGCTTTCCACGTGCGCTCCCGCCTCGCTCATCCGCGCCGGACTCGACTCGAACCGCGTCGAGCAGCAAGCAAAGGACATCTACGCGGCGCGTTCGACGATGAAGACGGGTCCCGGCGGACACATTCTCACCGGCCCGATCTACGTCGAGGGCGCGGATTCCGGCGACGTGCTCGAGGTGCGTTTCAAGTCCATCCGGCCGGCGATCAACTACGCTTGCAACTCCTTCGGCCCGCGGAGCGGTTTCCTGCCGGAGGATTTTCCGGGTGAATCGCACTCGAAGATCATCGAGCTCGACACGGTGAAGATGCTCGGTCACTTCGGTCCGGGAATCGTGATTCCGCTGCATCCGTTCTTCGGCAGCGTCGGCGTCGCACCGCCGGCGTCGATGGGGAAGGTGAACAGTGCCCCGCCCGGCATACATGCCGGGAACCTCGACAACAAGGAGTTGGTCGAGGGCACGACGCTCTACATCCCGGTGTGGACCAAGGGCGCGCTGCTCGAGGTCGGCGACGGACACGCCGGCCAGGGGAACGGCGAGGTGGACATCACGGCGATGGAGACGTCACTCATTTCTCGCATGCAGCTCGTCGTGCGCAAGGACATGCACCTTTCGTGGCCGCGCGCCGAAACGCCGACGCACTACATCGCGATGGGCACGGACTCCGCGCTCGTGAAGGCGACCAAGACCGCGGTCCGCCAGGCAATCGAGCTTCTCGTGGACGTGAAGCACCTATCCCGGGCGGACGCCTACCAGCTGGTGAGCGTGTCCAGCGACGTCGACATCACCCAATTGGTGGACGGCACGGTCGGCGTACACGTGATGATCCCGAAGGCGATCTTCACCAACATGCGCTAA
- a CDS encoding sigma-54 dependent transcriptional regulator: protein MATILCLDDEPAIGLILQDTLERAGHRAVAAHNVPQALQALAGNGGSIDLIISDYRMPGLTGLEFLALLRQEGHDTPLIMLTGYGSIEHAVSAIKAGAIDYITKPVRPEQLELAVNQALEVVRLRRENERLRREVTEFRNERQIIGNSAPIRRVLQTVSTAAPTRATVLLEGESGTGKELFARAIHAQSDRRDGPFIQLNCAALPEGLVESALFGHEKGAFTGAIRRVEGAFERAHGGTLLLDEISEMRLDLQAKLLRVLQEQEFERVGGSTAIKVDVRIVATTNRDLAAFAAAGNFRQDLYYRLGVIPVRLPPLRERKEDIPLLSYRFAAHYGQEIGKEIKGISPDAAELLQQYDWPGNVRELQHAVERAVILSTESVIPLHAFDGQRFGLSGAWSGPTPARISNGLVHSNGNGSSAAAPAIPDGAVVITSLNVNRAEAKLIERALEVANGNRTRAADLLGISVRTLRNKLNGTKADSDGGS, encoded by the coding sequence ATGGCGACGATTCTCTGCCTCGACGACGAACCGGCAATCGGCCTGATCCTCCAGGATACGCTGGAGCGTGCCGGCCATCGCGCCGTGGCGGCTCACAACGTCCCGCAGGCCCTCCAGGCGTTGGCGGGAAACGGCGGCTCGATCGATCTGATCATCTCCGACTACCGCATGCCGGGCCTCACCGGCCTCGAGTTTCTGGCGTTGCTGCGGCAGGAAGGGCACGACACGCCACTCATCATGCTGACCGGCTACGGCAGCATCGAGCACGCGGTGTCGGCCATCAAAGCGGGTGCGATCGACTACATCACCAAGCCCGTTCGCCCCGAACAGCTCGAGCTCGCGGTGAATCAGGCGTTGGAGGTCGTTCGGCTTCGGCGGGAGAACGAGCGTCTTCGCCGCGAGGTGACCGAGTTCCGCAACGAGCGGCAGATCATCGGAAACAGTGCGCCGATTCGCCGGGTGCTTCAGACCGTGTCGACCGCTGCTCCCACGCGCGCGACCGTATTGCTCGAGGGCGAGTCCGGCACCGGCAAGGAGCTGTTCGCGCGCGCGATCCACGCCCAGAGCGATCGACGCGACGGTCCGTTCATCCAGCTCAACTGCGCTGCGCTCCCCGAGGGACTCGTCGAGAGCGCGCTGTTCGGCCACGAGAAGGGCGCGTTCACCGGAGCGATTCGCCGAGTCGAGGGGGCATTCGAGCGGGCGCACGGCGGGACGCTGCTGCTCGACGAGATCTCGGAAATGCGCCTGGACCTTCAGGCCAAGCTGCTCCGCGTCCTGCAGGAACAGGAGTTCGAGCGCGTCGGCGGGTCGACGGCGATCAAGGTCGACGTCCGCATCGTCGCGACGACGAACCGGGATTTGGCGGCGTTCGCCGCCGCCGGGAATTTTCGCCAGGATCTGTACTATAGGTTGGGCGTGATCCCCGTCCGCTTGCCCCCGCTTCGCGAACGGAAGGAAGACATTCCGCTCCTGTCGTACCGATTCGCGGCGCACTATGGGCAGGAGATCGGCAAGGAGATCAAGGGGATCTCTCCCGATGCAGCCGAACTGTTGCAGCAATACGATTGGCCGGGTAATGTCCGCGAGTTGCAGCACGCGGTGGAGCGGGCGGTGATTCTCAGCACCGAGTCGGTGATCCCGCTGCACGCGTTCGACGGGCAGCGATTCGGTTTGAGCGGCGCGTGGAGCGGACCGACGCCGGCAAGGATCTCCAACGGCCTGGTTCACTCGAACGGCAACGGATCATCGGCGGCAGCGCCGGCGATTCCGGACGGTGCCGTCGTGATCACGTCGCTCAACGTAAATCGTGCCGAGGCGAAGCTCATCGAACGCGCGCTGGAAGTGGCGAACGGCAACCGGACTCGCGCGGCGGATTTGCTCGGCATCAGCGTGAGGACGCTGCGCAACAAGTTGAATGGGACGAAGGCGGACAGCGACGGAGGGAGTTAG
- a CDS encoding response regulator yields MKVLVVDDSPTMRRMVVNALRRIGFADTIEAADGLIALSHLSAGVGLIITDWNMPEMSGPDFTRAVRAHPVGKSVPILMVTTRGARDEIVAAVDAGVTSYIHKPFTPPALKEKIERVLAGVGAAA; encoded by the coding sequence ATGAAGGTCCTGGTTGTCGACGACTCTCCGACCATGCGGCGCATGGTCGTCAACGCGCTCAGACGCATCGGCTTCGCCGATACGATCGAAGCGGCCGACGGTCTCATCGCGTTGAGCCATCTGTCGGCCGGCGTCGGCCTCATCATCACCGACTGGAACATGCCCGAGATGAGCGGCCCGGACTTCACCCGCGCGGTGCGCGCCCACCCGGTTGGAAAGTCGGTGCCGATTCTGATGGTCACGACGCGCGGTGCGCGCGATGAAATCGTGGCCGCGGTCGACGCCGGCGTGACTAGCTACATCCACAAGCCCTTCACGCCACCGGCGCTCAAGGAAAAGATCGAGCGCGTCCTCGCCGGCGTCGGCGCGGCGGCGTGA
- a CDS encoding TIGR01777 family oxidoreductase has protein sequence MLIAVTGSSGMIGSALVRALVADGHSIRRLVRRPTRARDEVAWNPGRDEIDAKALSGIDAVVNLAGENIAQRWTRESMRRIRESRVRGTTLVATAMASLTPRPRVLVSGSAVGYYGERGDEILDETSRAGDDFLASVCKDWEAATLPARDAGIRVAISRTGIVLDRRGGALAKMLTPFRLGVGGHLGNGRHWMSWIAISDMVRALRFLLEHDGAEGPFDLTAPTPVDNAEFTRVLASVLHRPAIFPVPRLALELLYGPMAKGAALASQRALPRQLLADGFEFALPDLREALESVVRPRPHPHPAAA, from the coding sequence TTGCTCATCGCCGTCACCGGCTCCAGCGGCATGATCGGATCGGCGCTCGTTCGCGCGCTCGTCGCGGACGGCCATTCGATTCGACGCCTCGTTCGGCGCCCGACGCGCGCGCGTGACGAAGTCGCGTGGAATCCGGGGCGAGACGAGATCGACGCCAAGGCGCTCTCCGGCATCGACGCCGTCGTCAACCTCGCCGGCGAAAACATCGCGCAGCGTTGGACGCGCGAGTCGATGCGTCGCATCCGCGAAAGCCGTGTGCGCGGTACGACGCTCGTCGCCACGGCCATGGCGTCGCTCACGCCTCGGCCGCGCGTGCTCGTGAGCGGCTCCGCGGTCGGCTACTACGGCGAGCGCGGCGACGAAATCCTCGACGAGACGAGCCGCGCCGGCGACGATTTCCTCGCGTCAGTGTGCAAGGACTGGGAAGCGGCCACGTTGCCGGCGCGCGACGCGGGCATTCGCGTCGCGATCAGCCGCACCGGCATCGTGCTCGATCGGCGCGGCGGGGCGTTGGCGAAAATGCTCACCCCGTTCCGTCTCGGCGTTGGCGGCCACCTCGGGAACGGACGTCACTGGATGAGTTGGATCGCCATCTCGGACATGGTTCGCGCGCTGCGCTTTCTCCTCGAGCACGACGGCGCTGAAGGTCCATTCGACCTGACAGCGCCCACGCCGGTGGACAACGCCGAGTTCACGCGGGTGCTGGCGTCCGTGCTGCATCGTCCCGCGATCTTTCCGGTGCCGCGGCTGGCCCTCGAGCTGTTGTACGGACCAATGGCAAAGGGAGCGGCGCTGGCCAGCCAGCGCGCGCTCCCTCGTCAACTGCTCGCGGACGGGTTCGAGTTCGCCCTGCCCGATTTACGGGAGGCGCTCGAGTCGGTCGTGCGCCCGCGCCCCCACCCCCATCCGGCCGCCGCCTGA
- a CDS encoding LytTR family DNA-binding domain-containing protein, translating to MTPPPSLPTDGTTKIRALIVDDEELARDRVASLLAEQPDVEVVGTCADGASAVEMIEREQPDLVFLDVQMPGMDGFDVVENLDRDHVPAIVFVTAHDAHAIRAFEIHALDFLLKPFDQARFEKALERAREHLAHDKSSSIDSRLVSLLEELRDERKYPERLIVKSSGRVFFVRAEDIDWVEAAGNYVKIHTKNEGHLLRESMKNMEAKLDPKTFVRIHRSAIVNIDRIKELEPWFHGEYVVILRDGTRLTASRVFSDRLSAAIA from the coding sequence ATGACTCCTCCCCCCTCCCTCCCGACCGACGGCACCACGAAAATCCGAGCACTCATCGTCGACGATGAAGAGCTGGCGCGCGACCGCGTCGCGTCGTTGCTCGCCGAGCAGCCCGACGTCGAAGTCGTCGGCACTTGCGCCGACGGCGCGAGCGCCGTCGAGATGATCGAGCGCGAACAGCCTGACCTCGTGTTCCTCGACGTGCAAATGCCCGGCATGGACGGCTTCGACGTCGTCGAGAATCTCGACCGCGACCACGTGCCGGCGATCGTTTTCGTGACCGCGCACGACGCGCACGCCATTCGCGCGTTCGAGATCCACGCGCTCGACTTCCTCCTCAAGCCGTTCGACCAGGCGCGCTTCGAGAAGGCGCTCGAGCGGGCGCGCGAGCACCTCGCGCACGACAAGTCGTCGTCAATCGACTCGCGCCTCGTGTCGCTCCTCGAGGAGCTGCGCGACGAACGCAAATACCCGGAGCGTCTCATCGTGAAGTCCAGCGGTCGCGTGTTCTTCGTCCGCGCCGAGGACATCGATTGGGTCGAAGCCGCGGGCAACTACGTGAAGATTCACACCAAGAACGAAGGCCACCTGCTTCGCGAGAGCATGAAGAACATGGAGGCAAAGCTCGACCCCAAGACCTTCGTGCGCATCCATCGCTCGGCGATCGTGAACATCGACCGCATCAAGGAGCTGGAGCCGTGGTTCCACGGCGAATACGTCGTGATCCTGCGCGACGGAACGCGGCTCACGGCGAGCCGCGTATTCAGCGACCGGTTGAGCGCCGCGATCGCCTGA
- a CDS encoding histidine kinase translates to MTASSARTASKRNPFATRTPAVPQDSIAQTGEYTIFGLARSVDESVMRGRRISFTLILFGVATIIAVLYSAERFAYSRFVGEAISLRNLLPAELIFTYAWALLTPPVMMIAKRFPVWGHSPRLRNWGVQVGALAAFVVTHAALCSLVMAAIAPGTTLRQFPALFGNTVLSWTVVDSIVFCALVTVHHAVVYYRVSKDRALRASQLEARLAQTQLHMLRMQLQPHFLFNTLHSISALMHKDVRRADSMVAALSDLLRMSLQNIGAQEVPLQSELDFLQRYVEIMSLRFGDRLRVSIDVDPETRDARVPNLFLQPLVENSFRHGFSDLGQGAIAISVRREGDMLCCDVQDDGRGLRAGHKEGLGLASTRQRLAHLYGDRHTFSLRGAPGQGVHVTMAIPFQPSEPDLTAAD, encoded by the coding sequence ATGACAGCCTCGTCCGCCCGCACGGCCTCCAAGCGCAATCCGTTCGCCACGCGAACGCCCGCCGTCCCGCAGGACTCCATCGCGCAGACCGGCGAGTACACGATTTTTGGGCTCGCGCGCTCCGTGGACGAATCGGTGATGCGCGGGCGGCGCATCAGCTTCACGCTGATTCTCTTTGGCGTCGCCACGATCATCGCCGTCCTCTACTCCGCGGAGCGATTCGCCTACAGCCGATTCGTCGGTGAAGCGATCTCGCTGCGGAACCTTCTGCCGGCCGAGCTGATTTTCACGTATGCGTGGGCTCTGCTCACGCCGCCGGTGATGATGATCGCCAAGCGATTCCCGGTGTGGGGACACTCGCCGCGCCTTCGCAATTGGGGCGTGCAGGTGGGCGCGCTCGCGGCGTTCGTCGTGACGCACGCGGCGCTTTGCTCACTGGTGATGGCCGCGATCGCGCCCGGAACGACGCTGCGGCAGTTCCCGGCGCTGTTCGGGAATACCGTACTCTCGTGGACGGTCGTCGATTCGATCGTCTTCTGCGCGCTCGTGACGGTGCACCACGCGGTCGTCTATTACCGCGTCTCGAAGGACCGCGCGTTGCGCGCGTCGCAGCTCGAGGCGCGTCTCGCGCAGACGCAGCTCCACATGCTGCGCATGCAGCTCCAACCGCACTTCCTCTTCAACACGTTGCACTCGATCTCGGCCCTCATGCACAAAGACGTGCGGCGCGCCGACTCGATGGTCGCGGCGCTGAGCGATCTGCTGCGCATGTCGCTCCAGAACATCGGCGCGCAGGAAGTGCCGCTCCAATCGGAGCTCGACTTCCTTCAGCGGTACGTCGAGATCATGAGCCTGCGCTTCGGCGACCGGCTGCGCGTCTCGATCGACGTCGACCCGGAGACGCGCGACGCGCGCGTGCCCAACCTCTTCCTGCAGCCGCTCGTCGAGAATTCCTTCCGGCACGGCTTCAGCGACCTCGGGCAAGGCGCGATCGCGATCTCGGTGCGCCGCGAGGGCGACATGCTCTGTTGCGACGTCCAGGACGATGGCCGCGGACTGCGCGCCGGCCACAAGGAAGGACTCGGCCTCGCGAGCACGCGCCAGCGACTCGCGCATCTGTACGGCGACCGGCACACGTTCTCACTCCGCGGCGCACCCGGACAGGGTGTCCACGTCACGATGGCGATTCCGTTTCAACCTTCAGAACCTGACCTCACGGCGGCAGACTGA
- a CDS encoding amidase: MSTTTYDRRAFMAYFGSIGLGSTLLPGVLWAQAAQQQGAAITAEQIAAAEEVAGLKFSDAERTAMANGLSRARDSIGQLHKEPLDMSMFPTIVFDPLPVGKELPKKTKEPAVRAKVPVMARPGSLDELAYQPVTQLSELVKTRKVKPSELTDMYLSRLKRYDPQLHFVINLTEERARKQAADLDSEIAHGHYRGPLHGIPWGAKDLLAVRDYPTTWGAGLYQDQKFDYDATVVKRLDDAGAVLVAKLTLGSLAQGDRWWKERTRNPWNPETGSSGSSAGPASATAAGCVGFSIGSETNGSITSPSRTCGVAGFRPSFGRVPRSGAMALSWTTDKLGPICRSAEDCALVFEAIQGPDGMDRSIKAYPFNWNANKKLSSLKIAYVKADFERTVNGQTTAIPEASNFLEVMRSLGAKPEPIDAPTPNYGYLDSIILDAECGAAFQVDTLNGRIKELESYSSWPNTFRTAAFMPAVDYVNANRVRMRAMEQMWDLFSKYDVLLTPRENTSVTNITGTPSIVVPTGFAIPQFGRGGGGGGGGGGGGRGGRGGGAAPGGGRGDSAAAPAGPPPPTIPLPTGMYIMGPIFQDEKNLLVAHAFQQATDFHTKRPPQFA; the protein is encoded by the coding sequence ATGTCCACGACAACGTACGATCGGCGCGCGTTCATGGCCTATTTCGGCTCGATCGGGCTTGGAAGCACGCTCTTGCCCGGAGTGCTCTGGGCGCAGGCGGCCCAGCAGCAAGGCGCCGCCATCACGGCCGAGCAGATCGCGGCCGCCGAGGAAGTGGCGGGGCTCAAATTCTCGGACGCGGAGCGCACGGCGATGGCGAACGGATTGAGCCGCGCGCGCGACTCCATCGGCCAACTGCACAAGGAACCGCTCGACATGAGCATGTTCCCGACGATCGTCTTCGACCCGCTGCCGGTGGGCAAGGAGCTTCCCAAGAAGACCAAGGAACCCGCCGTGCGCGCCAAGGTGCCGGTGATGGCGCGGCCGGGAAGCCTCGACGAGCTCGCGTACCAGCCGGTGACGCAACTGTCGGAGCTCGTGAAGACGCGCAAGGTGAAGCCGTCGGAGCTCACCGACATGTACCTGTCGCGGCTCAAGCGCTACGACCCGCAGCTCCACTTCGTGATCAACCTGACCGAGGAGCGCGCGCGCAAGCAGGCGGCCGACCTCGATTCAGAGATTGCTCATGGCCACTATCGCGGCCCGCTGCACGGCATCCCGTGGGGCGCAAAAGATCTGCTCGCCGTGCGCGACTACCCAACGACGTGGGGCGCGGGCTTGTATCAGGATCAGAAGTTCGACTATGACGCGACGGTGGTGAAGCGCCTCGACGACGCCGGCGCCGTGCTCGTCGCGAAGCTCACGCTCGGCTCGCTGGCGCAGGGAGACCGCTGGTGGAAAGAGCGCACGCGCAACCCGTGGAACCCCGAAACCGGATCGAGCGGCTCGTCGGCGGGACCGGCTTCAGCGACCGCGGCGGGCTGCGTCGGCTTCAGCATCGGGTCGGAAACGAACGGCTCGATCACCTCGCCGTCGCGTACGTGCGGCGTCGCCGGATTTCGTCCGTCGTTCGGCCGCGTGCCGCGCAGCGGCGCGATGGCGCTCTCGTGGACGACCGACAAGCTCGGCCCAATCTGCCGGTCGGCCGAGGATTGCGCGCTGGTCTTCGAGGCGATCCAGGGCCCCGACGGCATGGATCGCTCGATCAAGGCGTATCCGTTCAACTGGAACGCGAACAAGAAGCTCTCGTCGCTCAAGATCGCGTACGTCAAAGCGGACTTCGAGCGCACGGTGAATGGCCAAACCACGGCAATTCCAGAGGCGTCGAACTTCCTCGAAGTAATGCGGTCACTGGGCGCCAAACCAGAACCGATAGATGCGCCGACGCCGAATTACGGCTACCTCGATTCGATCATCCTGGACGCGGAATGCGGCGCCGCTTTCCAGGTCGACACGCTAAATGGCCGGATCAAGGAGCTGGAGTCGTACAGCAGTTGGCCGAACACGTTCCGCACGGCGGCCTTCATGCCGGCGGTGGACTACGTGAATGCCAACCGCGTCCGCATGCGCGCCATGGAGCAGATGTGGGACCTGTTCTCGAAGTATGACGTTCTCCTTACTCCGCGTGAGAACACCTCGGTCACGAACATCACCGGAACGCCCTCGATCGTCGTGCCCACCGGATTCGCCATCCCGCAATTCGGGCGTGGGGGCGGCGGGGGCGGCGGGGGGGGCGGCGGCGGTCGAGGTGGCCGGGGTGGTGGCGCGGCGCCGGGTGGGGGGCGCGGCGACTCCGCGGCTGCGCCCGCAGGACCCCCGCCACCGACGATTCCGCTGCCCACGGGCATGTACATCATGGGCCCCATCTTTCAGGACGAAAAGAATCTGCTCGTCGCCCACGCGTTCCAGCAGGCCACGGACTTCCACACGAAGCGTCCGCCGCAGTTCGCCTGA
- a CDS encoding protein phosphatase 2C domain-containing protein, which produces MKVAEMFTTNVNRSQRVRNDEIDLFGLTHPGKKRAENEDHFLACTVHPEVIVHATSLPNVDLLPLRGEWRATIMLVADGVGGNADGGDASRITTETIMRYVSSSLQSYHDTGSLEEDVFLESLRVAVMEAHQAVRTEAKQRGGPKPMATTLTLGIVIWPWLYVVQLGDSRAYYYWDGKITQVTRDQTVAQELVDQGVMPRERLASSPYRHVLSRAVGGEAEEAIPEVTRVRIDRFGSVLLFCSDGLTKHVSDDEIAKEISKNSASEDVCKSLLDLALERGGSDNITIVVVRRRIMTPPMGTPVPNV; this is translated from the coding sequence ATGAAAGTCGCCGAGATGTTCACCACGAACGTGAATCGGAGTCAGCGCGTTCGGAACGACGAAATCGACCTCTTCGGGCTGACCCACCCTGGCAAGAAGCGCGCGGAGAACGAGGACCACTTTCTCGCGTGCACCGTCCATCCGGAAGTGATCGTCCACGCGACCAGCCTGCCGAATGTGGATCTGCTCCCACTGCGCGGCGAGTGGCGAGCGACGATCATGTTGGTCGCCGACGGCGTCGGCGGCAACGCCGACGGCGGGGACGCTTCGCGGATCACGACCGAGACGATCATGCGGTACGTCTCGTCGAGCCTCCAGTCGTATCACGACACCGGCTCGTTGGAAGAAGACGTCTTCCTCGAATCGCTGCGCGTCGCCGTGATGGAAGCGCACCAGGCCGTGCGCACCGAGGCCAAGCAGCGCGGCGGCCCGAAGCCGATGGCGACCACTCTCACGCTCGGCATCGTGATTTGGCCGTGGCTCTACGTGGTGCAGTTGGGCGACAGCCGCGCGTACTACTACTGGGACGGCAAGATCACACAGGTGACGCGCGATCAGACAGTCGCGCAGGAATTGGTCGATCAGGGCGTGATGCCGCGCGAGCGCCTTGCCTCGTCGCCGTATCGACACGTGCTGTCGCGCGCCGTCGGCGGCGAGGCGGAGGAGGCGATTCCCGAAGTCACACGCGTGCGGATCGATCGGTTCGGTTCCGTGCTTCTCTTCTGCAGTGACGGCCTCACCAAACACGTGTCCGACGACGAGATCGCGAAAGAGATCAGCAAGAATTCGGCGTCAGAGGACGTCTGCAAATCACTCCTCGACCTGGCGCTCGAGCGCGGTGGCAGCGACAACATCACGATCGTCGTGGTGCGGCGCCGCATAATGACGCCCCCGATGGGCACGCCGGTGCCCAACGTCTGA